One genomic region from Bradyrhizobium icense encodes:
- a CDS encoding sigma-54-dependent transcriptional regulator: MASDILIVDDEADIRDLVAGILEDEGFNTRTARDSDSALAEIANRRPHLVFLDIWLQGSKLDGLQLLEQIKKDHADVPIVMISGHGNIETAVAAIKRGAYDFIEKPFKSDRLILVATRALETSRLKREVKELKQLAPTASVLTGRSACMNQLRQTIDRAAKANSRILIVGPSGSGKELAARTLHNASSRAEGPFVVINAAAITPERMEVELFGIEQTNGEQPRKPGALEEAHGGTLFIDEIADMPRETQNKILRVLVDQTFQRSGGTAKIHVDVRIISSTARNLEEEIAEGRFREDLYHRLSVVPIRVPPLSERREDIPELIDYFMDQISAATGLPKRQIGQDAMAVLQSHVWPGNVRQLRNNVERVMILAGGGPEAIITADMLPQDVGSMVPAMPTSNNGEHIMGLPLREAREVFERDYLIAQISRFSGNISRTAEFVGMERSALHRKLKALGVG, encoded by the coding sequence ATGGCCAGTGACATTCTGATTGTCGACGACGAAGCCGATATTCGTGACCTCGTTGCGGGCATTCTGGAAGACGAAGGTTTCAATACCCGTACTGCGCGCGACAGCGATTCGGCGTTGGCCGAGATCGCCAACCGCCGCCCGCATCTGGTGTTTCTCGATATCTGGCTGCAGGGCTCCAAGCTCGATGGCCTGCAATTGCTCGAGCAGATCAAGAAGGATCACGCCGACGTCCCCATCGTGATGATCTCCGGCCACGGCAACATCGAGACCGCGGTCGCGGCCATCAAGCGCGGCGCCTATGACTTCATCGAAAAGCCGTTCAAATCGGACCGGCTGATTCTGGTGGCGACAAGGGCGCTGGAGACCTCGCGTCTCAAACGTGAAGTGAAGGAACTCAAGCAACTGGCTCCCACAGCCAGCGTCCTGACCGGGCGCTCAGCCTGCATGAACCAGCTGCGCCAGACCATCGATCGCGCGGCCAAGGCCAATAGCCGTATCCTCATCGTCGGCCCTTCCGGTTCGGGCAAGGAGCTGGCAGCGCGCACGCTGCACAATGCATCGAGCCGGGCAGAGGGCCCGTTCGTCGTCATCAACGCCGCGGCGATCACCCCGGAGCGGATGGAAGTCGAGCTGTTCGGCATCGAGCAGACCAACGGCGAGCAGCCGCGCAAGCCCGGCGCGTTGGAAGAGGCACACGGCGGCACGCTATTCATCGACGAAATCGCCGACATGCCGCGCGAAACCCAGAACAAGATCCTGCGCGTGCTGGTCGATCAGACCTTTCAGCGCTCGGGCGGCACCGCCAAGATTCATGTCGACGTCCGAATCATCTCCTCGACCGCGCGCAACCTGGAGGAAGAGATCGCGGAAGGGCGATTCCGGGAAGACCTCTACCATCGACTGTCAGTGGTGCCGATCCGCGTTCCCCCGTTGTCGGAACGCCGCGAGGACATCCCCGAACTGATCGACTATTTCATGGATCAGATATCGGCGGCGACCGGCTTGCCGAAGCGGCAGATCGGCCAGGACGCAATGGCGGTATTGCAGTCCCATGTCTGGCCGGGCAACGTCCGACAGCTCCGTAACAACGTCGAGCGCGTGATGATTCTGGCGGGTGGCGGTCCGGAAGCGATCATCACAGCCGATATGCTGCCTCAGGATGTCGGCTCGATGGTGCCGGCGATGCCGACCAGCAACAATGGCGAGCACATCATGGGGCTGCCGCTGCGCGAGGCGCGGGAAGTGTTCGAGCGTGACTACCTGATCGCGCAGATCAGCCGGTTCTCGGGCAACATTTCGCGTACGGCCGAATTCGTCGGCATGGAGCGTTCGGCCTTGCATCGCAAGCTGAAGGCGCTCGGCGTTGGCTAA
- the hflX gene encoding GTPase HflX — MEPFDREGSADRPRSAGAKQSGRVIVIGPYLRMRRGDADAQTNEAARDSEARLEEATGLARAIDLTIADALIAPVSQIRPATYLGKGKVEEITGLIAGHDIELVVMDCALSPIQQRNLEKAWNTKVLDRTGLILEIFGRRAKTKEGALQVELAHLNYQRSRLVRSWTHLERQRGGFGFMGGPGETQIEADRRLIGDRITRLENELKKVQATRRLHRAGRQRVPYRVVALVGYTNAGKSTLFNRLTRAEVQAADMLFATLDPTLRALSLPHGGKAMLSDTVGFISNLPTQLVAAFRATLEEVLEADIILHVRDISHEDAEAQERDVDAVLRQLGIDPDAGARILEVWNKIDCFDPEERENLRNIAARRPPERPCFLVSAASGEGIDALLTAIEDRLAATRTTLDLSIDASDGAGISWLHRNAEVLNKELRDGRFDMTVRVDETKRDIVVSRFDAVPRVA, encoded by the coding sequence TTGGAACCCTTCGACCGTGAAGGGAGCGCCGACCGTCCGCGGTCGGCGGGGGCCAAACAAAGCGGGCGGGTGATCGTCATCGGGCCCTATTTGCGTATGCGCCGCGGCGATGCCGATGCGCAGACGAACGAGGCTGCGCGCGACTCCGAGGCCCGGCTCGAGGAAGCGACGGGGCTGGCGCGCGCCATCGATCTCACGATCGCCGACGCGCTGATTGCGCCCGTCAGCCAGATCAGGCCTGCGACCTATCTCGGCAAGGGCAAGGTCGAGGAGATCACCGGCCTGATCGCGGGCCATGACATTGAACTGGTGGTGATGGATTGCGCGCTGTCGCCGATCCAGCAGCGCAACCTCGAGAAGGCCTGGAACACCAAGGTGCTCGACCGCACCGGACTGATCCTGGAAATCTTCGGACGTCGCGCCAAGACCAAGGAAGGTGCGCTGCAGGTCGAGCTCGCGCATCTCAATTATCAACGCAGCCGCCTGGTGCGATCCTGGACCCATCTGGAGCGCCAGCGCGGCGGTTTCGGATTCATGGGCGGCCCCGGCGAAACCCAGATCGAGGCCGACCGTCGTCTGATCGGCGACCGCATCACGCGGTTGGAAAACGAACTGAAGAAGGTGCAGGCGACGCGGCGGCTCCATCGTGCCGGCCGGCAGCGGGTGCCGTATCGCGTGGTCGCGCTGGTAGGCTACACCAATGCCGGCAAGTCGACGCTGTTCAACCGGCTCACGCGTGCCGAGGTGCAGGCGGCCGATATGCTGTTTGCGACACTGGACCCAACCTTGCGCGCGCTGAGCCTGCCGCATGGCGGCAAGGCGATGCTCTCCGATACCGTCGGCTTCATCTCCAACCTGCCGACGCAGCTCGTGGCCGCCTTCCGAGCCACGCTGGAAGAGGTGCTGGAGGCCGATATCATTCTCCACGTTCGCGACATCTCGCATGAAGATGCGGAGGCGCAGGAGCGTGACGTTGACGCCGTGCTGCGTCAGCTCGGCATCGATCCGGATGCCGGTGCACGTATCCTCGAGGTCTGGAACAAGATCGATTGCTTCGATCCCGAGGAACGCGAGAACCTGCGCAACATCGCCGCGCGCCGTCCGCCGGAACGGCCATGCTTCCTGGTCTCCGCCGCGTCGGGCGAGGGGATCGATGCGTTGCTGACCGCGATTGAGGATCGCTTGGCGGCGACGCGCACGACGCTCGACCTCTCCATCGACGCTTCCGACGGTGCCGGAATCAGTTGGCTGCATCGCAATGCCGAAGTGCTCAACAAGGAGCTTCGCGACGGGCGCTTCGACATGACGGTGCGGGTCGACGAGACCAAGCGCGACATCGTGGTGTCGCGCTTTGATGCCGTACCGCGCGTGGCGTGA
- a CDS encoding AraC family transcriptional regulator, with translation MAQAGAFGARLGRFLHLKDAPPSLVTRSLRGVELAVTETRDDNPIPGLSGALTPEDAFLVSLKLHDYPDCELWERGKCIMKRDVRAGATYLYDLKCDPRYVIDKPFHSLFFHLPRSALDGIAEQSGAPRIGDLACELGVGHDDTVVRHIGASFLEGLRRPSEANQLFIDHMMLALTAHVAQTYGGLRRNTELARGGLAPWQVKRACERLEADLGGTLSLQQIAAEFDLSVSHFSRAFRISTGLPPHQWLLRQRVKAARQLMTVRDLPLAEIAVAAGFANQSHFTRVFTSVIGVSPGVWRREMQGAPESET, from the coding sequence ATGGCACAGGCGGGCGCCTTCGGAGCGAGGCTCGGGCGATTCCTGCACCTGAAAGATGCGCCGCCGTCGCTGGTCACACGTTCGCTGCGCGGCGTTGAACTAGCGGTCACCGAAACGCGCGATGATAATCCGATACCCGGCCTTTCCGGCGCGCTGACACCGGAGGACGCCTTTCTCGTCAGCCTGAAGCTTCACGATTATCCGGACTGCGAGCTTTGGGAGCGCGGCAAGTGCATCATGAAGAGGGATGTCCGGGCCGGCGCAACCTATCTGTACGATCTCAAGTGCGATCCGCGCTATGTGATCGACAAGCCATTTCATTCGCTGTTCTTCCATCTTCCACGCTCGGCACTCGACGGCATCGCTGAACAGTCAGGCGCACCGCGCATTGGCGATCTTGCGTGTGAGCTCGGCGTCGGCCACGACGACACGGTCGTCCGTCATATCGGCGCCTCGTTCCTGGAAGGATTGCGGCGGCCGTCCGAGGCCAACCAGCTTTTCATCGATCACATGATGCTCGCGCTCACCGCGCACGTTGCTCAGACCTATGGCGGACTGCGGCGCAATACCGAACTGGCCCGCGGCGGCCTTGCGCCCTGGCAGGTCAAGCGCGCGTGTGAAAGACTGGAGGCCGACCTCGGCGGGACACTTTCGTTGCAACAGATCGCGGCAGAATTCGATCTCTCTGTCAGCCACTTCTCGCGCGCCTTTCGCATCTCCACCGGCCTGCCGCCACACCAGTGGCTGCTTCGCCAGCGCGTGAAGGCGGCCAGGCAGCTTATGACCGTTCGCGACCTGCCGCTGGCGGAAATTGCGGTGGCGGCGGGGTTCGCCAATCAGAGCCACTTTACGCGGGTGTTTACCTCCGTGATCGGCGTCAGCCCGGGAGTGTGGCGTCGCGAAATGCAGGGCGCGCCGGAAAGTGAAACGTGA
- a CDS encoding NAD(P)/FAD-dependent oxidoreductase translates to MRLVILGAGFAGMYAALSAARLRDIQGVSPDELEIALVAPEPTLVVRPRLYEPKPETLTAPLLHVLKAIDVVYVQGSAETIDTKSRMVQIATAKGTRKTLSYDRLVVATGSRLFRPNIPGLAEHGFSVDQLDDAIALDKHLHALADRPAMNGRDTVVVAGGGFTGIEAATEMPARLREILGKKAKPRVIIVDRNPAIAPDMGEGPRPVIEDALRKLGVETRLGAGVASLDKSGVTLSDGERIEAETVIWAAGIRAAPLTQQIPAERDNFGRLLVDRDLRVPSVDGVFATGDAARAACDDIGNYALMSCQHATRMGAFAGNNAAAELLGVPTKPYHQKGYVTCLDLGEAGALFTTGWERKVAMVGDVGKKTKQEINTVWIYPPRAERAAALASADPERVTDVSGFF, encoded by the coding sequence ATGCGACTTGTCATCCTAGGCGCCGGCTTCGCCGGCATGTATGCCGCCCTTTCCGCTGCCCGCCTGCGCGACATCCAGGGCGTTTCGCCTGACGAGCTCGAGATCGCACTCGTTGCACCAGAGCCGACGCTGGTCGTCCGCCCGCGGCTCTACGAACCGAAGCCCGAAACCCTGACGGCGCCTCTGCTGCACGTGCTCAAGGCCATCGACGTCGTCTACGTGCAAGGCAGCGCCGAGACGATCGACACCAAGTCCCGCATGGTGCAGATCGCAACGGCCAAAGGCACGCGAAAGACGCTCTCCTACGACCGCCTGGTCGTCGCCACCGGCAGCCGGCTGTTCCGTCCGAATATTCCGGGCCTCGCCGAGCACGGCTTCAGCGTCGACCAGCTCGATGACGCGATCGCGCTCGATAAGCATCTGCATGCCCTCGCCGACCGGCCGGCAATGAATGGGCGCGACACGGTTGTCGTCGCCGGCGGCGGCTTCACCGGCATCGAGGCGGCAACCGAAATGCCGGCGCGGCTGCGCGAGATCCTCGGCAAGAAAGCCAAGCCGCGCGTCATCATCGTCGACCGCAACCCCGCGATCGCTCCCGATATGGGCGAAGGCCCCCGTCCTGTCATCGAGGACGCGCTGCGCAAGCTCGGCGTTGAGACCCGGCTCGGTGCCGGCGTCGCGTCGCTCGACAAATCCGGCGTCACGCTTTCCGATGGCGAACGCATTGAAGCCGAGACCGTGATCTGGGCGGCGGGCATTCGTGCCGCCCCGTTGACCCAGCAGATTCCCGCCGAGCGCGACAATTTCGGCCGGCTGCTTGTCGACCGGGATTTGCGCGTGCCGTCGGTGGATGGCGTCTTTGCCACCGGTGACGCCGCTCGCGCAGCATGTGACGATATCGGCAACTACGCGCTGATGTCGTGCCAGCACGCCACGCGGATGGGTGCCTTTGCCGGCAACAACGCTGCGGCAGAACTGTTGGGCGTTCCGACCAAGCCCTACCACCAGAAGGGCTACGTCACCTGCCTGGATCTCGGCGAGGCCGGTGCGCTGTTCACGACCGGCTGGGAGCGCAAGGTGGCGATGGTCGGCGACGTCGGCAAGAAGACCAAGCAGGAAATCAACACTGTCTGGATCTATCCGCCGCGTGCCGAGCGCGCTGCCGCGCTGGCCTCTGCCGATCCGGAGCGTGTGACTGACGTGAGTGGCTTCTTTTAG
- the hfq gene encoding RNA chaperone Hfq: MAADRAQNLQDTFLNHVRKTKTPLTIFLVNGVKLQGIVTWFDNFCLLLRRDGHSQLVYKHAISTIMPGAPIQLFEGGEDAPA; this comes from the coding sequence ATGGCGGCAGACCGCGCACAAAATCTACAAGACACCTTCCTAAATCACGTTCGTAAGACAAAAACGCCACTGACGATCTTTCTGGTCAACGGAGTAAAGCTGCAGGGGATAGTCACCTGGTTCGACAATTTCTGCTTGCTGCTTCGGCGCGACGGTCACTCGCAGCTAGTCTACAAGCATGCGATCTCGACCATCATGCCCGGCGCTCCGATCCAGTTGTTCGAGGGCGGCGAGGATGCTCCGGCTTGA
- a CDS encoding helix-turn-helix transcriptional regulator, which yields MSKPILRNSSQVNSHTASDADASPSAESRAADAEMARVLHTKPLRMALDTSGAGIAHWKHDPLHDVVEPMTHHVIMAYNGSVQRMERRSGRSVAIGTFRPGVLIIIPEGSSSRWDIPKPVDVVQLYLPHTTLKRVANEAYIAASTNLVERTAHPDPITSRLLLSASDVLEGNEALDTLFRQQLTDLLATRLLAAHTGAPTTIQPVMGGLSPRVLGRAIERLRSDADADVSLAALASDAGLSRFHFCRAFRESTGLSPHAWLRQHQLEQAMNMLRDTDASVASVAAALGYSSQTAFAAAFRKLTGETPSDWRRRIR from the coding sequence ATGAGCAAGCCAATCCTGCGCAATTCTTCGCAAGTGAATTCCCACACCGCGTCGGATGCGGATGCTTCGCCGAGCGCCGAGTCCCGTGCTGCCGATGCGGAGATGGCACGCGTGCTCCACACCAAACCACTCCGCATGGCCTTGGACACCTCCGGGGCCGGGATTGCCCACTGGAAGCACGACCCATTGCACGACGTCGTCGAACCCATGACCCACCACGTTATCATGGCTTACAATGGCTCGGTTCAGCGCATGGAGCGGCGGTCAGGAAGATCGGTTGCCATTGGAACGTTTCGTCCCGGGGTTCTGATAATCATTCCGGAAGGATCAAGCTCCCGATGGGATATTCCGAAACCTGTTGATGTCGTACAGCTCTATCTTCCTCACACAACGCTGAAGCGGGTTGCCAACGAAGCCTACATCGCCGCATCGACCAATCTCGTGGAGCGAACGGCGCATCCCGACCCCATTACATCCCGATTGCTCCTGAGCGCCTCGGATGTCCTGGAGGGCAATGAGGCCTTGGATACGCTCTTCAGGCAGCAACTGACGGACCTCCTGGCCACGCGTCTGCTGGCTGCGCACACCGGCGCGCCAACCACGATCCAGCCGGTCATGGGCGGATTGTCGCCGAGGGTGCTCGGCCGCGCTATCGAGCGTTTGCGTTCGGATGCCGACGCGGATGTCTCGCTCGCGGCGCTCGCTTCCGATGCTGGCTTGTCGCGCTTCCATTTCTGCCGCGCCTTCAGGGAAAGTACGGGGCTTTCGCCGCATGCCTGGCTACGCCAGCACCAACTCGAGCAGGCCATGAACATGCTGCGGGACACGGACGCGTCGGTCGCCTCGGTCGCAGCCGCGCTTGGCTATTCCTCCCAGACCGCCTTCGCTGCGGCGTTCAGGAAGCTGACCGGAGAGACACCGAGCGATTGGCGGCGACGCATTCGGTAA
- the mazG gene encoding nucleoside triphosphate pyrophosphohydrolase, with product MTPSRDISRLIEIMAALRTPVTGCPWDLEQNFSTIAPYTIEEAYEVADAITRGDFDDLREELGDLLLQVVYHARMAEEQSAFAFGDVVEAITGKLIRRHPHVFADKDGNIAPAGVKSAWERIKAEEKAERAARRPPEETTHKSLLATVKAGQPALTRAMELQRKASTVGFDWNDPRAVLSKIREEADEIEAALDRKNVEELAEETGDLLFALVNLARHVGADPESALRGTNAKFERRFAYIERVLAAKGRSLEDATLAEMDALWNEAKGAEQPAASAAARSDRR from the coding sequence ATGACCCCTTCCCGCGATATTTCCCGCCTCATCGAGATCATGGCGGCGCTGCGCACGCCGGTCACGGGCTGTCCATGGGACCTCGAACAGAATTTTTCGACCATCGCGCCCTACACCATCGAAGAAGCCTATGAGGTGGCCGACGCGATCACACGCGGCGATTTCGACGATCTGCGCGAGGAACTCGGCGATCTCCTGCTGCAGGTCGTCTATCACGCGCGCATGGCGGAAGAGCAAAGCGCGTTTGCCTTCGGCGACGTGGTCGAGGCGATCACAGGCAAGTTGATACGCCGTCATCCGCACGTGTTCGCCGACAAGGACGGCAATATCGCTCCCGCCGGCGTCAAGAGCGCCTGGGAGCGTATCAAGGCCGAGGAAAAGGCCGAGCGCGCGGCGCGGCGGCCGCCGGAAGAGACCACGCACAAATCACTGCTTGCAACCGTCAAGGCCGGCCAGCCGGCGTTGACGCGCGCGATGGAATTGCAGCGCAAGGCCTCCACCGTCGGCTTCGATTGGAACGATCCCCGTGCAGTGCTCAGCAAGATTCGCGAAGAGGCCGACGAAATCGAAGCAGCGCTCGACCGCAAGAATGTCGAAGAGCTTGCGGAAGAAACCGGTGACCTCCTGTTTGCCCTGGTCAATCTGGCCCGCCATGTTGGCGCCGATCCGGAATCTGCGCTACGGGGCACCAATGCCAAATTCGAACGCCGCTTTGCCTACATCGAGCGCGTGCTGGCGGCCAAAGGCCGCTCGCTTGAGGACGCAACACTCGCCGAAATGGATGCGTTGTGGAACGAGGCCAAGGGAGCCGAACAGCCGGCCGCATCAGCCGCAGCGCGGAGCGATCGGAGATAA
- a CDS encoding sensor histidine kinase NtrY-like: protein MTTAETSAPPFDPSHTESTGGILRKWVAPFAVGIALLSAFLTFVVLSGLTPIEPTRQVVYSFLLINAATILLLVGIIIREVWLVIQARRRGRAAARLHVQIVSLFSVIAVLPAVLVAVVANVTIDRGLDRLFSGPTREVMENSLIVARAYTYEHAQLIRGDILGMANDIARARPLFEQDRQSFRELLTASAASRNLPGAMLIDKDRNVLAEAQTGIKREFTTPPQDFLSNVNEEEPQIAVFPEANYVAAVIRLRTFNDTFLYVARLLDPRVVAQLKQTEASVAEYAQIEARRLGIQVAFALMFAVIALTILMASVLIGLNFANWLVAPIRNLMSAANIVSTGDLHVQVPVHKSEGDLAQLGETFNKMTAELRTQRDELVNASDLIDSRRRFIEAVLSSASAGIIGVDASGSVGILNRSAEKLIGHAESETLDHPLSDVLPELDDMMKTAREGTQRLVQGQITITRDGHERNLSVRVSAEQTSQSRDSYIITLDDITDLVSAQRTSAWGDVARRIAHEIKNPLTPIQLSAERIRRKFGKVITEDRNIFEQCTDTIVRQVDDIRRMVDEFSRFARMPKPVMEGEDVADTVRQAVFLMKVGHPDLDIEADIKQDPMRAQFDRRLISQALTNIIKNATEAIEQVPPEELGRGRIDVIAAREHDDIVIDVIDNGIGLPKVSRARLLEPYVTTRQKGTGLGLAIVGRVLEDHGGRIELKDASDFRPGQRGAWMRLRFAVSGHASKADARGPSPEEKQQGDQTKAPPGETNEAASATNDQAKTEAAMTRQV from the coding sequence ATGACCACCGCAGAGACCTCGGCACCACCGTTCGACCCGTCGCATACCGAATCCACAGGGGGAATCCTGCGGAAGTGGGTGGCTCCGTTTGCGGTCGGGATCGCGCTGCTGTCGGCATTCCTGACCTTCGTGGTGCTCAGTGGCCTGACGCCGATCGAGCCCACCCGCCAGGTCGTCTATTCGTTCCTGCTGATCAACGCGGCAACCATCCTGCTGCTGGTCGGGATCATCATCCGCGAAGTCTGGCTGGTGATTCAGGCCCGGCGACGCGGCAGGGCGGCGGCACGGCTGCATGTCCAGATTGTCAGCCTTTTCTCCGTCATCGCCGTCTTGCCGGCGGTGCTGGTAGCGGTCGTCGCCAACGTGACCATCGACCGCGGCCTCGACCGACTGTTCTCGGGCCCGACGCGCGAGGTGATGGAGAACTCGCTGATCGTCGCCCGGGCCTACACCTACGAACACGCGCAACTCATCCGTGGCGACATCCTGGGCATGGCCAACGACATTGCGCGCGCCCGGCCGTTGTTCGAACAGGACCGGCAGTCGTTTCGCGAACTGCTGACGGCCAGCGCCGCCTCCCGCAATTTGCCGGGGGCCATGCTGATCGACAAGGATCGCAACGTCCTGGCGGAAGCTCAGACCGGCATCAAACGGGAATTCACGACGCCGCCACAGGATTTTCTCAGCAACGTCAATGAAGAGGAACCGCAGATCGCGGTCTTCCCTGAAGCGAATTATGTGGCCGCGGTGATCCGGCTGCGCACCTTCAATGACACGTTCCTTTACGTGGCGCGGCTGCTCGACCCTCGCGTGGTCGCGCAGCTCAAGCAGACCGAAGCGAGTGTCGCCGAATATGCCCAGATCGAAGCCCGCCGGCTCGGCATCCAGGTCGCTTTCGCTTTGATGTTCGCGGTGATCGCGCTCACAATTCTGATGGCATCGGTGCTGATCGGGCTGAATTTTGCCAATTGGCTGGTGGCGCCGATCCGCAACCTGATGAGTGCGGCCAACATCGTTTCGACGGGCGATCTGCACGTCCAGGTGCCGGTGCACAAGTCTGAAGGCGACCTCGCACAATTGGGCGAGACCTTCAACAAGATGACGGCCGAATTGCGTACCCAGCGTGACGAACTGGTCAACGCTTCAGACCTGATCGACAGCCGCCGTCGATTCATCGAGGCCGTGCTGTCGTCGGCCAGCGCCGGCATCATCGGCGTCGATGCCTCCGGCAGCGTCGGCATTCTGAACCGCTCGGCCGAGAAACTTATCGGCCATGCCGAATCCGAGACGCTGGACCATCCGCTTTCGGACGTGCTGCCCGAGCTCGACGACATGATGAAGACGGCCCGCGAGGGCACGCAACGCCTGGTGCAGGGCCAGATCACGATTACCCGCGATGGGCATGAGCGCAATCTGTCGGTTCGCGTCAGTGCCGAGCAGACCAGCCAGTCGCGCGACAGCTACATCATCACGCTCGACGACATCACGGATCTGGTCTCCGCGCAACGTACCTCGGCATGGGGCGACGTGGCGCGCCGCATCGCCCATGAGATCAAGAATCCGCTGACGCCGATCCAGCTTTCGGCCGAACGCATCCGCCGCAAATTCGGCAAGGTCATCACCGAAGACAGGAACATCTTCGAACAGTGTACCGATACCATCGTGCGACAGGTCGACGACATCAGACGGATGGTCGATGAATTCTCCCGTTTTGCGCGGATGCCCAAGCCGGTCATGGAAGGCGAGGACGTCGCCGACACCGTGCGCCAGGCGGTATTCCTGATGAAGGTCGGCCATCCCGATCTCGATATCGAAGCCGATATCAAGCAGGATCCGATGCGGGCGCAGTTCGACCGCCGGCTGATCTCGCAGGCGCTGACCAACATCATCAAGAACGCGACTGAAGCGATCGAGCAGGTCCCGCCGGAAGAACTCGGCAGGGGCCGCATTGACGTGATCGCCGCGCGCGAACACGACGACATCGTGATCGACGTGATCGACAATGGTATTGGCCTGCCAAAAGTGAGCCGCGCCCGTTTGCTGGAGCCCTATGTGACGACGCGCCAGAAGGGCACCGGGCTCGGGCTCGCCATCGTCGGACGCGTGCTCGAAGACCATGGCGGCCGCATCGAACTCAAGGATGCCTCGGATTTCCGGCCCGGGCAGCGTGGCGCCTGGATGAGGTTGCGGTTCGCCGTCAGCGGCCATGCGTCGAAAGCGGACGCGAGGGGGCCGTCTCCGGAAGAAAAACAGCAGGGCGATCAAACAAAAGCGCCGCCCGGCGAAACCAATGAGGCCGCGTCCGCGACCAATGACCAAGCAAAAACCGAAGCCGCAATGACAAGACAGGTGTAA
- a CDS encoding catalase: protein MKRVAGLPPKARASFARGRCVRGTYAPSDQAKEITKSCSFTKPSRVLARFSVEGGLDTNDTLLRGFSFRLGSDRQRSEVCTQSAPVHFARTLDQMLAFLRARIPGSDGKPDVEKVEAFSLANPETLHQASYMAAHPPPASFACTTYWGVHAFPATNSKGETRFIKFKVTPVGEQATEPKVKVKPAELLHDDLETRIAARDIRFSVMALLDRPGDPVMDVTVRWPDEDGREAVRLGTIVITGIEASDACDEPVFNPATLAEGIGHPPDEMFAARRAAYTISQTRRR from the coding sequence ATGAAGAGGGTTGCCGGTCTTCCGCCAAAGGCACGTGCCAGCTTTGCCAGAGGTCGATGTGTTCGCGGCACCTATGCCCCATCCGATCAGGCAAAGGAGATCACGAAATCCTGCAGCTTCACCAAGCCATCGCGCGTGCTGGCGCGTTTCTCGGTGGAAGGCGGCCTCGACACCAACGACACGTTGCTGCGCGGCTTCAGCTTCCGGCTCGGTAGCGATCGCCAGCGCTCAGAAGTTTGCACACAGAGCGCCCCGGTTCATTTCGCGAGGACGCTTGACCAGATGTTGGCCTTCCTCCGAGCGCGCATTCCAGGATCCGACGGTAAGCCGGACGTGGAAAAGGTCGAGGCATTCTCACTTGCCAATCCCGAGACACTGCATCAGGCAAGCTACATGGCCGCGCATCCGCCGCCCGCGAGCTTTGCTTGCACAACCTATTGGGGCGTGCACGCTTTTCCCGCGACGAATTCAAAGGGCGAGACCAGGTTCATCAAGTTCAAGGTCACGCCAGTTGGCGAACAGGCGACCGAGCCCAAGGTCAAGGTAAAGCCTGCCGAGTTGCTGCACGACGACCTCGAAACCCGGATCGCGGCTCGCGATATCAGGTTCAGCGTAATGGCGCTGCTGGATCGTCCCGGTGACCCCGTCATGGACGTGACCGTCCGATGGCCCGATGAGGACGGACGCGAGGCGGTCCGGCTGGGAACGATCGTGATCACCGGTATTGAAGCAAGCGATGCGTGCGACGAGCCCGTCTTCAATCCGGCAACTCTGGCCGAAGGCATCGGTCATCCGCCGGACGAGATGTTTGCGGCCCGCCGCGCCGCCTACACTATCTCACAGACAAGGCGTCGCTGA